In a single window of the Candidatus Poribacteria bacterium genome:
- a CDS encoding peptidase M14 family protein, producing the protein MMNTHVTSPETFFGFQLGSDRKIAAWDKIVAYLRLLEQESDCLRVIDMGPSTEGNPFLLALISSPQNLANLARLQAVNAQISDPRGLSEDTAKSLVSEGKVVLCQSMGIHATEIGSTQMASELTYDLITRTDAETQRILDNVIFLMFPCLNPDGLIMTTDWYNKYLDTEYEGCNLPWLYHKYAGHDNNRDAFMLNLVESQYVARTLFQEWHPQVFQDHHEMGSYGARLYVAPYCEPIHPHADPIVWREISWYGAHMAYRLEEAGKTGVLNAAQFPAWSHLGFHWIGNYHNIASILTESAHAKLATPLYIHKGQLQSQAGRLRAFPHYKPQTNFPHPWLGGWWRLRDIVEQQKIAAWGLLDLAARHKDTILSNAYLKAKRQTARGATGTPSAYLIRPIQHDTLTVVDLINKLLAQGIDIHKATQAFTANDLTYSEGTYAVFLNQPKMAIIKTLLGQTFFPDDAWTRTPDGTPNRPYDTATDTIAEFMGVNVEPVNALTYDNAIFDLLTTPEQPTGRLVGESEFGYIFDGRRNESFRILNQLLARDIQVIRVDEAIEVGDTQCPPGAFVVPAESKEGLEEFTRNSGVTFYALDQELSVPRHEVQQLRIGMYQRYHGGNMDEGWTRLVLEQFGFPYQTLKDDDITKGDLSQRVDVFILPSDTTNGIIGKAEKDEDESKEFAVPPAYRSGIGEEGIKAIKQFVEDGGTLLTLNEACEFAIEKLDLQVSNTLKGKSSKSFFCPGSTLKAAVDTNHPLGYGMPDETLILFWDSPAFEIQPSRFSERYEIVVQYPERAILKSGWLVGEDQIAEQAAMVSAQYGAGRVILFGFRPQFRAQTRGTFKLFFNTLLG; encoded by the coding sequence ATGATGAACACTCACGTGACTTCCCCTGAAACATTCTTTGGATTCCAACTCGGCTCTGATCGGAAGATCGCCGCTTGGGACAAGATCGTTGCGTACTTGCGGTTGTTAGAGCAGGAAAGCGACTGCCTACGCGTCATTGATATGGGACCCTCTACAGAGGGGAACCCGTTTCTGTTAGCCCTCATCTCATCGCCGCAAAATTTAGCGAATTTAGCACGTCTGCAAGCGGTCAACGCCCAAATAAGTGATCCCCGGGGACTCTCGGAGGACACGGCGAAGTCCTTGGTCAGTGAAGGAAAGGTCGTGCTATGCCAGTCAATGGGCATTCACGCCACGGAGATCGGGAGCACCCAGATGGCATCGGAACTCACCTACGATTTAATAACCAGAACGGATGCGGAAACCCAACGCATTCTCGATAACGTGATTTTCCTGATGTTTCCCTGCCTGAACCCGGACGGGCTGATCATGACAACAGATTGGTACAACAAATATCTTGATACCGAATACGAGGGCTGTAATCTTCCGTGGCTTTATCATAAATATGCCGGGCACGACAACAATCGTGATGCCTTTATGTTGAATTTGGTCGAGTCGCAATACGTCGCACGGACCCTGTTTCAGGAGTGGCACCCACAAGTGTTCCAAGACCACCACGAAATGGGGAGTTACGGCGCACGCCTGTACGTCGCTCCCTATTGTGAACCGATTCATCCACACGCCGATCCGATCGTCTGGCGGGAAATAAGCTGGTATGGGGCGCACATGGCATACAGACTGGAGGAAGCCGGTAAGACGGGTGTCCTGAATGCCGCACAATTTCCAGCGTGGAGTCACCTCGGTTTCCACTGGATAGGGAATTATCACAACATCGCCAGCATCTTGACCGAATCTGCACACGCTAAGTTGGCGACGCCCCTGTATATCCACAAGGGGCAATTACAATCTCAAGCTGGACGACTCAGAGCGTTTCCACATTATAAACCCCAGACCAATTTTCCCCATCCCTGGCTGGGCGGTTGGTGGCGATTACGCGACATCGTCGAACAACAGAAAATTGCAGCGTGGGGCTTGCTTGATTTAGCCGCCCGGCACAAGGATACCATCCTGTCGAACGCATATTTGAAAGCGAAGCGGCAGACAGCACGGGGCGCGACAGGTACGCCGAGCGCATATCTCATCCGTCCGATACAGCATGATACCTTGACCGTCGTGGATCTGATTAATAAACTACTTGCTCAGGGCATTGACATCCACAAAGCAACACAAGCCTTCACTGCCAATGATTTAACCTATTCCGAGGGGACATACGCCGTTTTCCTCAATCAGCCGAAAATGGCGATCATCAAAACACTGCTCGGACAGACCTTTTTCCCAGATGACGCTTGGACACGCACGCCGGACGGGACGCCAAATCGTCCCTATGATACGGCGACAGACACAATCGCCGAGTTTATGGGCGTGAATGTCGAACCTGTCAATGCTTTGACGTACGATAACGCTATTTTTGATCTGCTCACAACTCCGGAGCAGCCCACGGGGCGGTTGGTTGGCGAATCAGAGTTTGGCTATATCTTTGACGGACGACGCAACGAAAGTTTCAGGATCCTCAACCAGTTGCTGGCGCGAGACATCCAAGTCATACGGGTTGATGAGGCGATCGAAGTCGGCGATACCCAATGTCCACCCGGGGCATTCGTGGTCCCCGCTGAATCAAAAGAGGGGCTTGAGGAATTCACGCGCAATTCCGGGGTCACGTTCTATGCCTTAGATCAAGAACTTTCGGTCCCCCGACATGAAGTCCAACAATTGCGCATCGGTATGTACCAGCGATACCACGGGGGCAATATGGATGAAGGGTGGACGCGATTGGTCCTCGAACAGTTCGGGTTCCCCTATCAGACGTTGAAAGACGATGATATCACGAAGGGCGATTTGAGTCAGCGAGTTGACGTTTTTATACTCCCCAGCGACACGACTAACGGGATCATCGGCAAAGCGGAAAAGGACGAAGATGAATCGAAGGAGTTCGCCGTTCCGCCAGCCTATCGGAGCGGCATCGGTGAGGAAGGTATCAAAGCGATTAAGCAGTTCGTTGAGGACGGTGGAACGCTACTTACCCTTAACGAAGCGTGTGAGTTTGCCATTGAGAAATTGGATTTGCAGGTCAGCAATACCCTTAAAGGGAAGTCATCGAAGTCGTTCTTCTGTCCCGGATCAACATTGAAAGCGGCTGTTGACACAAATCACCCACTTGGGTACGGCATGCCTGATGAAACGCTCATACTGTTCTGGGATAGTCCGGCATTCGAGATTCAACCCTCACGCTTCAGCGAAAGATACGAGATCGTTGTTCAATATCCAGAAAGGGCTATCTTGAAAAGCGGTTGGCTTGTCGGCGAAGACCAAATCGCCGAACAGGCGGCTATGGTCTCGGCGCAGTATGGCGCGGGGCGTGTCATCCTTTTCGGATTTCGGCCGCAGTTCCGCGCACAAACCCGCGGGACGTTTAAATTGTTTTTTAATACCCTTCTTGGTTAG
- the nusB gene encoding transcription antitermination factor NusB, with protein sequence MSRRRRSRIIAMQILYQIQLTAAPAPMVMERFWQSQDTSAELRPFALQLVEGTTAHLEAIDTLLQNTSKNWKLHRMPIVDLSILRCATYEILYLDDIDPATSINEAVEIAKSYSTPDSPKFINGVLDNIEKNKNTYRI encoded by the coding sequence ATGTCTCGTCGTAGGCGATCCCGCATCATTGCGATGCAAATACTCTATCAGATTCAGCTCACCGCCGCACCAGCACCGATGGTTATGGAGCGATTTTGGCAAAGCCAGGACACATCGGCGGAGCTCCGTCCCTTCGCTTTGCAACTTGTTGAGGGCACGACTGCGCATCTCGAGGCGATTGATACACTACTTCAAAACACATCCAAAAATTGGAAACTCCACCGAATGCCCATCGTCGATCTCTCTATCCTACGATGTGCAACTTATGAGATCCTCTATCTTGACGATATTGATCCAGCAACCTCCATCAACGAGGCTGTTGAGATCGCTAAATCCTACAGTACACCGGACTCCCCTAAATTTATCAATGGTGTCTTGGACAATATCGAAAAAAATAAAAACACATACAGGATATAA
- a CDS encoding high frequency lysogenization protein HflD gives MVCALAFADEGHEHSGDRIKELINRPLTLQLAIAALVISFVLGGLHALTPGHGKAIVAAYLVGSKGRVIDAVFLGLVVTFTHTFSVIALGVVMLVAQEFAPEDIVPWLSLFSGVLIVGIGAWLFTKNMKQYYSGRGAHNHSHGHTHPPHDHDHGHSHDHSHDHDHGHDHHHDHSDDHDHSHGHDHDHDHDPGHTHTHGGRTHSHAPPERTGFWGLLSLGISGGIVPCVDALIGLLFAISLNKLVWGLIILCAFSFGLAAVLVAIGILMVMAKPLIARFTGEGIWLQRLPIVSAAVVILLGAVLVFKALNTVGTHI, from the coding sequence ATGGTGTGTGCGTTAGCTTTTGCCGATGAGGGGCATGAGCATTCAGGCGACCGGATAAAGGAACTCATAAATCGACCCCTTACCCTGCAACTCGCAATTGCTGCGCTCGTCATCTCATTCGTGCTTGGCGGTTTACACGCCTTGACACCCGGACACGGGAAAGCCATAGTCGCTGCGTACCTCGTCGGTTCTAAAGGTAGGGTAATTGACGCCGTGTTCCTTGGGCTTGTCGTTACCTTTACGCATACCTTCAGCGTCATAGCACTCGGAGTCGTCATGTTGGTGGCACAAGAGTTCGCACCGGAGGACATTGTTCCGTGGTTGAGTCTGTTCTCTGGGGTTTTGATTGTTGGTATTGGGGCATGGCTGTTTACTAAAAACATGAAGCAGTATTACAGCGGGAGGGGCGCACACAACCACAGTCATGGGCATACGCACCCTCCGCACGACCACGATCACGGACACTCACACGATCACTCGCATGACCACGATCACGGACACGACCACCATCACGATCATTCGGACGACCACGATCACTCGCATGGCCATGATCACGACCACGACCATGATCCTGGACATACACACACTCATGGTGGACGGACACATAGCCATGCCCCACCGGAACGGACAGGTTTTTGGGGGTTACTATCGCTCGGGATCTCCGGTGGTATCGTGCCGTGCGTCGATGCGCTCATCGGGCTCTTGTTCGCGATTAGTCTTAACAAACTTGTGTGGGGACTAATTATTCTGTGTGCTTTCTCGTTTGGGCTTGCTGCGGTGTTAGTTGCTATCGGTATTCTGATGGTGATGGCGAAACCGTTGATTGCGCGTTTCACTGGCGAAGGTATCTGGCTCCAACGTCTGCCCATTGTGAGTGCTGCCGTCGTTATTCTACTCGGTGCAGTGTTAGTATTCAAGGCACTTAACACTGTCGGCACTCACATTTAA
- a CDS encoding NAD(P)-dependent oxidoreductase, with amino-acid sequence MLSTVGILSPGDMGHTVGDVLRQNGLHVITCLEGRSQRTRELAEKAGIVDVSTYPQFVTEADLIISIMVPAQAMSAASIVAETLQQVDTTLAYADCNAIAPQTVRKLGEVITSAGGTFVDASIIGPPPRTPGATRFYASGPDLDLFSELDNYGLDVRALGAEIGLASAIKMCYASLTKGLTALCTELLTAASMLGVSEALTAEFQVSQSALFERMEKGLPSMPPKARRWIGEMEEISATFAHVGLTPNILTGAADMYRFVGDTHLADLPPEARDEFPTLAELIEILAGNLKSE; translated from the coding sequence ATGCTCAGCACCGTTGGAATTTTAAGCCCCGGTGATATGGGACACACCGTCGGGGATGTGCTTCGTCAAAACGGTTTACATGTCATCACTTGTCTGGAAGGAAGGAGTCAACGCACTCGAGAACTCGCTGAGAAGGCAGGCATTGTGGATGTATCGACGTATCCGCAATTCGTTACCGAAGCCGATCTTATCATCTCAATCATGGTACCCGCACAGGCGATGTCCGCTGCGTCTATCGTCGCAGAAACGCTACAACAGGTAGACACGACGTTAGCCTATGCGGATTGCAACGCCATCGCACCGCAGACGGTTCGTAAATTGGGGGAGGTCATTACCTCGGCAGGTGGAACCTTCGTCGATGCATCCATTATCGGTCCACCCCCTCGGACCCCAGGAGCGACACGCTTCTACGCATCGGGACCCGACCTTGACCTGTTTTCAGAACTCGACAATTATGGGTTAGATGTACGCGCGCTCGGCGCAGAGATAGGACTCGCCTCGGCGATTAAAATGTGCTACGCCTCCCTGACAAAAGGATTGACTGCGCTCTGCACCGAATTGCTCACAGCGGCATCCATGTTAGGGGTTTCAGAGGCACTCACTGCGGAGTTTCAAGTGAGTCAATCCGCACTCTTTGAAAGGATGGAAAAGGGGCTGCCGAGTATGCCACCGAAAGCGCGACGCTGGATCGGAGAGATGGAAGAGATTTCAGCGACCTTTGCGCATGTCGGATTGACACCGAATATCTTGACAGGCGCAGCGGACATGTATCGCTTCGTGGGGGATACACACCTTGCGGATCTTCCCCCAGAGGCACGCGACGAATTTCCAACTTTGGCAGAACTGATTGAAATCTTAGCGGGGAACCTTAAATCGGAATAG
- a CDS encoding ABC transporter ATP-binding protein codes for MRNVKEKLKSWGSAAKESIFAYVRTFSITWQNGAFALLGVLLLTLLLGVVPAAQFFVTERLINAITAAIGDADWWQQVVPWLIGLIGLQTLNISVDLLREPLRLHVGANIEAWINENIVRKSNTIELTEFQTPEFQNALARARAMSGIELDEIVWWIFDSLQQLISAVTLGIVLWRYHPLLALLPMITGFASWWSGSRFAASVYNLDVEQTPQRRERDALEGILTDRGAGKEIRLYQAQDLWITRWRKLWTALIDEQQAIERRKFFAHLTIDIARGLLYACSLIFLLLEVFRGGLTVGTYIAAAAALVQLDGIWNEVTSHFQWIGNEMRRLSGDLYPFLDRGSDTLKANTGDVAASESHVNSFQPLEEPPYLRIENVSFLYPNTQVPVLNHINVTLRKGERVALVGPNGAGKTTLARVILGLYRPQRGTIYIGDVPLNEENRQEWLTHCSAVFQDFTSYHLTARENIIFGDLEHPERMETASIAGGAASVIEGLTEGYETTLGPTFGGRDLSGGEWQRLATARSFMRETPWLVVLDEPTAALDPLAEQAIYERFIERSAGRTSVLISHRLSSVRTCDRILVIDNGTIVEDGDHETLLANDGLYAQFFRAQAQWYV; via the coding sequence ATGCGAAACGTTAAAGAAAAATTAAAATCATGGGGATCAGCTGCCAAGGAAAGCATATTCGCATACGTCCGAACCTTTTCGATCACTTGGCAGAATGGTGCATTCGCACTTTTGGGTGTCCTGCTACTCACGCTGTTGCTCGGTGTTGTGCCTGCGGCTCAATTTTTTGTGACCGAACGCTTAATCAACGCAATCACCGCCGCTATAGGAGATGCCGACTGGTGGCAACAGGTCGTTCCGTGGTTGATAGGTTTGATCGGTTTACAAACTCTTAACATCTCCGTCGACCTGTTACGGGAACCGCTGCGTCTTCACGTCGGAGCAAATATTGAGGCATGGATAAATGAGAATATCGTTCGGAAATCCAATACAATAGAATTGACTGAATTCCAGACACCCGAATTTCAAAATGCGCTGGCGCGAGCACGTGCAATGTCGGGCATAGAGCTCGATGAGATTGTCTGGTGGATCTTCGACAGCCTTCAACAATTAATCAGTGCCGTCACCCTCGGTATCGTCCTCTGGCGTTATCATCCGTTGTTGGCACTGCTCCCTATGATCACAGGTTTCGCTTCCTGGTGGAGTGGTTCACGTTTTGCTGCCAGTGTTTACAATCTTGATGTAGAACAGACCCCACAACGACGAGAACGAGATGCATTAGAAGGCATTCTGACGGATCGCGGAGCGGGGAAAGAAATTCGGTTATACCAAGCGCAGGACCTATGGATAACGCGCTGGCGAAAATTATGGACGGCGTTAATAGACGAACAACAGGCAATTGAACGACGCAAATTTTTCGCGCATCTTACGATCGATATCGCACGCGGTTTGTTATACGCCTGCTCGCTCATTTTCTTACTGCTGGAAGTCTTCCGTGGTGGATTGACTGTCGGTACCTATATCGCCGCTGCCGCTGCTCTCGTTCAATTGGATGGTATCTGGAACGAGGTCACCAGTCATTTTCAGTGGATAGGAAACGAGATGCGCCGTCTTTCAGGAGATTTATATCCGTTTTTAGATCGCGGCTCAGACACACTCAAAGCAAACACAGGAGACGTAGCCGCCTCAGAATCTCACGTCAATTCATTCCAGCCCCTTGAAGAACCCCCATATCTCCGGATAGAAAATGTCTCGTTTCTCTATCCGAATACGCAAGTCCCTGTGTTAAATCACATAAACGTGACATTGAGAAAAGGGGAGCGAGTCGCACTGGTAGGACCTAATGGGGCAGGGAAAACGACACTGGCACGTGTAATATTGGGGCTCTACCGTCCACAGAGAGGCACAATTTATATAGGAGATGTCCCCTTAAACGAAGAAAATCGCCAAGAGTGGTTGACGCATTGCAGTGCCGTGTTTCAGGACTTCACCAGCTACCATCTCACTGCACGCGAAAATATTATCTTCGGCGACCTCGAACATCCAGAACGCATGGAAACGGCATCAATCGCTGGTGGTGCCGCTTCGGTTATTGAAGGACTCACAGAAGGTTACGAGACGACATTGGGTCCCACCTTTGGGGGACGCGACCTCTCGGGTGGCGAATGGCAGCGTCTCGCCACAGCCCGGAGTTTCATGCGGGAAACACCATGGCTCGTTGTCCTTGATGAACCCACCGCTGCCCTCGATCCGCTCGCTGAACAGGCAATCTATGAACGATTTATTGAACGGAGTGCGGGACGGACATCGGTGTTAATCTCGCACCGTCTCTCCTCTGTGCGCACCTGTGATCGGATCCTTGTCATCGATAACGGGACAATTGTTGAGGATGGGGACCATGAGACGTTACTGGCAAACGATGGACTGTATGCTCAGTTTTTCAGAGCACAAGCCCAATGGTACGTTTGA
- a CDS encoding ABC transporter ATP-binding protein, which yields MDSNNTHPPNTESELRPSALKTLRRFFFVAWHVSPFGAIAQALLTLLHGLIPIGILWASRGLVNLITAILAKEAEPSLETAAPWLIGLVLLATLRNISGTYDGYLRWKMQNRIKVHQQHALIEAATHIDFALFDQPQTYDLIQRARQALDHRLTNFLRFLTEIGQLCVTLVGYGVLLWIADPLLVLVVVIPAIPSAWFKVKTAEKGYMYDYHTTPVRRMMDYMLGLLLGSSSGQEVRLYGLFNRFFGRWRTNHRKWRKESLSMIWTEIRASTGTTIAEIVAYAIAIGILAARIVDGNLTLGDYVVLTGAAATFQGNMEGLLGNIQSIFVDLPLLRDLHFLLERAEKTRTQAGTETFPTPLQQGVQVRNLRFRYSGATDDVLQDINFHVRPGEVVSIVGVNGAGKSTLIKLLLGLYQPDDGTIHYDGINAASIAPEQIALNCAAVFQDFTRFRRPVREELVPGPPGLQIDDDTLWDVINAVGISDRFQTLPHGLDTYLDPSLGEDGEGAELSGGEWQKVALARALARNPQVLVLDEPTAALDPQAEVELYQRFVELATGRMTFLISHRIGSARLADRILVLDAGRIVEDGTHETLLAKDGRYAQFFRAQAHWYQ from the coding sequence ATGGATAGCAACAACACACATCCCCCCAACACAGAATCAGAACTTCGTCCCTCTGCCCTAAAGACGTTGCGCCGTTTTTTCTTTGTGGCGTGGCATGTCAGTCCATTCGGAGCCATCGCACAAGCACTTCTGACCCTCCTCCACGGACTTATCCCGATCGGTATCCTCTGGGCAAGTCGAGGTCTGGTGAACCTCATCACAGCGATTCTCGCTAAGGAAGCAGAACCCAGCTTAGAGACCGCCGCACCGTGGTTGATTGGACTCGTCCTCTTGGCAACGCTCAGAAATATCAGCGGCACTTATGACGGCTACTTGCGATGGAAGATGCAGAACCGTATTAAAGTTCATCAACAGCACGCTTTGATTGAAGCCGCAACACATATCGACTTCGCCCTCTTCGATCAGCCACAGACCTACGATCTGATACAACGGGCGCGACAGGCGCTGGACCATCGACTCACCAATTTTCTGCGATTTCTTACAGAGATCGGACAACTCTGCGTAACACTCGTGGGATACGGTGTTCTCCTCTGGATCGCCGATCCGCTGCTCGTACTTGTGGTCGTGATACCCGCAATCCCTTCCGCTTGGTTTAAAGTTAAGACAGCCGAAAAGGGATATATGTACGATTACCATACAACTCCCGTCCGTCGTATGATGGATTACATGCTCGGTCTACTGCTCGGTTCATCATCTGGACAGGAAGTTCGACTCTATGGACTTTTTAATCGCTTTTTTGGACGCTGGCGTACGAACCATCGTAAATGGCGGAAAGAATCCCTCTCAATGATTTGGACGGAAATACGGGCTTCTACCGGCACAACGATCGCCGAAATCGTTGCCTATGCAATCGCCATCGGTATACTCGCCGCACGCATTGTAGACGGTAATCTTACACTCGGAGATTACGTTGTGCTTACGGGTGCAGCGGCAACCTTTCAAGGAAATATGGAGGGATTGCTGGGAAACATACAAAGCATATTCGTAGACTTACCGCTGCTTCGGGACCTGCATTTCCTCTTGGAGCGCGCAGAAAAAACTCGTACACAGGCGGGAACCGAGACATTTCCGACACCCTTACAGCAAGGCGTACAGGTTCGCAATCTACGCTTCCGGTACTCGGGGGCAACCGACGACGTACTACAGGACATAAACTTTCACGTCCGTCCCGGGGAAGTCGTGAGCATTGTGGGTGTCAACGGTGCGGGAAAATCGACACTCATCAAACTGTTGCTCGGTCTCTATCAACCCGATGACGGAACAATCCACTATGACGGCATAAATGCGGCCTCAATTGCACCAGAACAGATCGCCCTTAATTGTGCCGCCGTTTTCCAAGATTTCACGCGGTTCCGTAGACCCGTGCGTGAAGAACTCGTGCCGGGACCGCCAGGTCTCCAGATTGACGACGATACACTCTGGGACGTCATCAACGCCGTTGGGATCTCGGATCGTTTTCAAACCCTCCCACACGGCTTAGATACGTATCTGGACCCTTCACTCGGCGAAGATGGCGAAGGTGCCGAGTTATCCGGCGGCGAATGGCAAAAAGTCGCGCTTGCGCGGGCGTTGGCACGAAACCCGCAAGTCCTCGTCCTCGATGAACCGACCGCTGCCCTGGACCCGCAAGCCGAAGTCGAACTTTACCAACGTTTTGTGGAACTCGCGACAGGTAGAATGACGTTCCTGATTTCACATCGCATCGGATCCGCTCGCCTCGCTGATCGTATTTTGGTATTGGATGCAGGGCGTATTGTTGAAGACGGCACACATGAGACGTTGCTTGCTAAGGATGGACGTTACGCCCAATTCTTTAGAGCACAGGCACACTGGTATCAATGA